Proteins from one Rhineura floridana isolate rRhiFlo1 chromosome 16, rRhiFlo1.hap2, whole genome shotgun sequence genomic window:
- the SLITRK4 gene encoding SLIT and NTRK-like protein 4 produces the protein MLLWFILVLSSPVASTDPETDLSVEICNVCSCVSVENVLYVNCEKVAVYRPNQLKPPWSNFYHLNFQNNLLLILYPNTFLNFTHAVSLQLGNNKLQNIEGGAFLGLSALKQLHLNNNELKILRADTFLGIENLEYLQADYNLIKYIERGAFNKLHKLKVLILNDNLISFLPDNIFRFASLTHLDIRGNRIQKLPYIGVLEHIGRIVELQLEDNPWNCTCDLLPLKAWLENMPYNIYIGEAICETPSDLYGRLLKETNKQELCSMGTGSDFDVRILPPSQLEPGYSTPNGHVTQTSMHRLVTKPPKTTNPSKISGIVAGKSFSNRNLSQIVNFQTRVPPLTPCPHPCICKTHPSDLGLSVNCQEKNIQSLAELVPKPLNAKKLHVNGNYIKDVDTSDFAEFEGLDLLHLGSNRIVAIKGEVFRNLTNLRRLYLNGNQIERLSPEMFAGLHNLQYLYLEYNVIKEILAGTFDLMPNLQLLYLNNNLLRSLPAYIFSGAPLARLNLRNNHFMYLPVSGVLDHLKSLTQIDLEGNPWDCTCDLVALKLWLEKLNEGIVVKELKCETPVQFANIELKSLKNEILCPKLLKSAFFTSPAPAVTFTTPLGPIRSPPGGPVPLSILILSILVVLILTVFVAFCLLVFVLRRNKKPSVKHEGLGHPECSSMQLQLRKHDLMSNKKDTLGAEAFIPQTIEQMSKSHACGLKETEMGFMFAEPQGQKVILRNNSEKDKDLLYMDSRKRLSTIDELDELFPGRDSNVFIQNFLESKKEYNSIGVSGFEIRYPEKQQDRKNKKSLIGGNHSKIVVEQRKSEYFELKAKLQGSPDYLQVLEEQTALNKI, from the coding sequence atgcttctgtGGTTCATCCTGGTGTTGTCCAGCCCAGTCGCTTCTACGGATCCAGAGACTGACTTATCTGTGGAAATTTGCAATGTTTGCTCCTGTGTGTCGGTGGAGAATGTACTTTATGTCAACTGTGAAAAGGTTGCAGTCTACAGACCAAACCAGTTGAAGCCACCTTGGTCCAATTTCTATCACCTCAATTTTCAGAACAACCTCCTCCTCATCCTTTATCCAAATACTTTTCTTAACTTTACTCATGCTGTATCCCTGCAGTTGGGTAACAATAAATTACAGAACATTGAGGGAGGAGCTTTCTTGGGTCTCAGTGCATTAAAACAGTTGCACTTGAACAACAATGAATTAAAGATCCTCCGAGCTGACACCTTCCTTGGCATCGAGAACTTGGAGTATCTCCAAGCTGACTACAATTTAATTAAATATATTGAACGGGGAGCTTTCAATAAGCTTCACAAGCTGAAAGTCCTCATCCTTAACGACAATCTGATTTCCTTCCTCCCTGATAATATTTTCCGTTTCGCTTCTTTAACCCACCTGGATATACGTGGAAACAGAATACAGAAGCTGCCCTATATTGGGGTTCTGGAGCACATTGGCCGCATTGTTGAGCTGCAGCTGGAAGACAACCCATGGAATTGTACTTGTGATCTGTTGCCCTTGAAGGCATGGCTAGAGAACATGCCTTATAATATCTACATTGGGGAAGCCATCTGCGAGACTCCCAGTGATTTGTATGGGAGGCTATTGAAAGAAACCAACAAGCAAGAGCTGTGTTCGATGGGGACAGGGAGTGATTTTGATGTGCGCATCCTGCCTCCTTCGCAGCTGGAACCTGGCTACAGCACACCTAATGGCCATGTGACACAAACATCAATGCACAGGCTGGTCACCAAGCCACCCAAAACAACAAACCCTTCCAAGATCTCGGGGATAGTGGCAGGCAAATCATTCTCAAACCGCAATCTCAGTCAAATAGTCAATTTTCAGACCAGAGTGCCACCGCTGACACCTTGCCCACACCCCTGCATTTGCAAAACACATCCTTCAGATTTGGGATTAAGTGTCAACTGCCAAGAAAAAAATATTCAGTCGTTGGCCGAACTGGTGCCCAAGCCGTTGAATGCCAAGAAACTGCACGTCAATGGCAATTATATTAAGGATGTGGATACTTCTGATTTTGCTGAGTTTGAAGGGCTGGATTTACTCCATCTGGGCAGCAATAGGATTGTAGCCATTAAAGGGGAGGTTTTCCGCAACCTTACAAATTTACGGAGATTGTATCTAAATGGCAATCAGATTGAGCGGCTGAGTCCTGAAATGTTTGCTGGCCTCCACAATCTCCAATACCTGTATTTGGAATACAATGTCATCAAGGAAATTTTAGCGGGCACTTTTGACCTCATGCCAAACCTGCAGTTGCTCTACTTGAACAACAACTTGCTGCGGAGTCTGCCAGCCTATATTTTTTCTGGAGCTCCTCTGGCTCGGCTGAACCTGAGAAACAACCATTTTATGTACCTGCCTGTAAGTGGTGTGCTTGACCATCTGAAATCCCTGACGCAGATTGATTTAGAAGGGAATCCATGGGACTGCACTTGTGATTTGGTTGCTTTGAAACTGTGGCTGGAAAAGCTCAACGAAGGCATCGTGGTGAAGGAACTGAAATGTGAGACACCCGTGCAGTTTGCAAACATTGAGCTGAAGTCCCTcaaaaatgagatcctgtgccCCAAACTTTTAAAGTCAGCTTTTTTCACAAGTCCTGCACCTGCTGTCACATTCACGACTCCATTGGGCCCCATTCGGAGTCCTCCAGGGGGTCCTGTTCCATTATCTATCCTCATCTTAAGCATCTTGGTAGTGCTCATTTTGACTGTCTTTGTGGCTTTCTGTCTTCTTGTCTTTGTTCTCCGTCGCAACAAGAAACCATCCGTCAAGCACGAAGGGCTAGGACATCCAGAATGCAGCTCAATGCAACTGCAGCTTCGGAAACACGACCTCATGTCAAACAAAAAGGACACTCTGGGGGCAGAGGCCTTCATCCCCCAAACCATTGAGCAGATGAGCAAAAGCCATGCCTGTGGGTTAAAGGAAACAGAAATGGGTTTCATGTTTGCAGAGCCACAGGGGCAGAAGGTCATCCTGCGAAACAACAGCGAGAAGGATAAAGATTTATTGTACATGGATAGCAGGAAAAGACTTAGCACAATTGATGAACTCGATGAATTATTCCCAGGACGGGATTCTAATGTATTTATTCAGAATTTTCTCGAAAGTAAAAAGGAATACAACAGTATAGGGGTCAGTGGCTTTGAAATACGGTATCCGGAGAAACAGCAAGACAGAAAAAACAAGAAATCTTTAATAGGGGGGAATCATAGTAAAATTGTAGTCGAGCAAAGAAAGAGTGAATATTTTGAACTGAAAGCGAAACTTCAAGGCTCACCAGACTACTTACAAGTCCTTGAAGAACAAACAGCTTTGAATAAAATCTAG